The window CCCTTAAAGtggaggatatatatatatatatatatatatatatatatatatataagatttagTTACTAAAATCTATAACAACCAAAAGTGACAAATATACCAAACTTTGAAgaaatcatatttaaatattatcaaTTACTTAATTTAATAATAGATTATATCTTTATACTTGATAATGAACTACTGCAAATAAGGAAACCTGAAAAACCTTTTCACCAATTTTTAAGACTAAATAAAATCCTAAAGTCCATAACAACGAAAAATTGTCCATATTTAGGATCAACAAAGACCTCAAATGCAGAATATggaaacataaaaggaaaaagaactaaagaacgcacaatttgaaaaaaaaaaaaaatagtgactaCATTAGGCAAAGGCTTttggagatttttgtttttattttttggaattctttACGTTCATGTGTATGTCAAAAAtagggtcataaatgtcaaatgaAAGGTAACTTCTCTTAGAAAtagggtcataaatgtcaaattttatgatttttttccctcacgttcatctttttattccctaaaatttagccttttttatttcttttttataatatatacaaattattaaccttcagccaaaaaaattagaagagtCTCTGAGCATGCGTAACacatgatttcttttttataataaatgcaaattattaacctttacccaaaaatatatatatatatatatatatataagagaattcTCCTCTTTAAACTaaacttttatgtggttcaaaaatactctCATTAATGAAAGATAACTTCTCTTAGAAATAGGgtcataaatatcaaattttaggatttttttcctctcacattcatctttttatttcctaaaatttagccttttttttatttcttttttataatatatgcaaattattaacctttacccaaaaaaataaaaaagcttctAAATACATGCAACGCACACGTGTGCTTAGAAGCTAGTAtgtctgtgtatatatatatggccaGCCTGCTTATCTTAGCGTAAGGTGATTCTTCTAGACTTCATGACAAAGACAACATAACATattatttgtgtttgtgatcAACACATAGACTTGTTGATGGGCCTTTAGCTTTTACAAGTGTTCTCAGCTCACCATGAAAAGCCCAAAATTGGGTCCATGGGTAAGCCTAAATAAGCCCACTCTCAACCCTCTTAAACCACACACATTTAAATTCCTCAAATAAATACATGAGCTTGGGCTAtgtatgaaattaaaaaatcacaaataggGATAGTGGACCCAAAAGAAGTCGGGCCTTGCTTTGTATGGGTTTTTAGAGCTTTTAACATAAGTAGCCATCAACAAGCAACAAGCAGTATAGATTGCGTCGAAGATGTTCTGCTTTACCATAACTTCAAACAAATGTATGAAATCGCTGCTACTTTACTGAGTACTGACACCAATTCAAATTAAGCAacttaattgaataattatatatgttttgtagACACAAGAGGTATTTGTTCTGTGTAAATTATATGGACCCTAAACTATAGCATTATTTGCAATTTCCACCCTAAATTATAAATGTTTTAATCAATATTCTATTTCGAAGTTAATTTGTAATGTTAATCCCACTATCCAAATATTAGTTTTGAATTTAACAAATGAGTGAATTTTTTTGGTGGTAGGATGAACTAATTTGCCACTACTAGCAAATTAGttttagtttgaaatttcaCCCAAATCAGACCACTAACTTATTCATTTTAGTACTGATTTTGTATGATAAAATAGATATCATAAAATAATCTCGAATTACAAAGttgattataaaaatttatagtttatagtAGACATTGCAAATGAACTATAATTTAGGGTGAATCATCGCAAatacttccatttttttttttttttgagataccaaatttattaaattggCTCATCTAATTTAGGTGAAAATGTAGCTTACTCTGCTAATATGACTACAATGCTCATGCAACTTAACATTCAAAGATGCAATTGTGACATGCTTGTTTATTGTGGCAGTTATTATACCAATGTTTACAATTTTGGATGTCCTAGTATCAGTGACTAACAACCTTCAAATAAATTACATTCTAATAATTTGGGTGTGGTCTCTTACATGtgattaattattttgtaagtaataatatatattggaGAAAAGGAACAACCTCATGCATACTTCGTTAAAACATGTGAATCATGTGATACCCCTAAAGAATTAGTAGAAGTAATATAATTATAATCTTTACAACATGAACcaattataaattgaaattctctATGATCCAAGATATTAGATCACTCAAAGAATGTTCTCACTAGGAATAACTTAGGTACATGATTGAGGTTACACATCTTCAAATATATGGCGGTTGCTCTTCCTCCATATGGTCCACAAGAGAACAAAGGAGTTAGATTCTGACAGACAAAAGACTCTACCCAAAGGATTTTCATAAGTGAATATATTCACTTGCTAGTAGCTACATCTGTGTTTAAATCCCAAAAGAACTAGTCCAGCTATAATTGGGACTTCTCATAATCTCTTATCAACCCAAGATTTTACTTAGTAAACATCTGATGTGAGACTCAACACAAGCCCATACAATACACTTAAACAAtccaattcaataaaatatgcTTAATTTGGGATATCACATAAAATGCCAATACGATATGAAAAATCTCTAATACCCTAACTCTATAAAATTTTCCTCCCAACCAACTTGTATCTTAACTTGATCATTGAAATACTTTCGATCAACCCTAATGGTTGGTCTTCTAGTGATTCTCAGCCCACAAGAAACCCGTCTTTAGTTGGAACTCGGTTGTGACTTCTATCACACATAATCCATCTCCCACAAGTATCTTATTCAACAATCTCCTTTTGTTGATGCCTACATGCCCAAATCCTCATCTATTCCACTTGCTTAAATCTTTCTTTAGGGCTTGTTTGaatactctactctccctccctcccctCAATTCAAACAAGCCACTAGTGCTTTAAGCTTCCTAGTTAATGCATAACTCAAGAGGGAAAGGTGTCGATGCTTGTTCCAAAATGCCAGATGGGCCTCCAACAAGTAATTTATAATCCCATGATGCTTAAGCTGCTTTTACAGACATTCCCAACTCAAACTCGACTCCAACATTTGTAAtccactagtttttttttttttttgttttggtgacCAATCTCCCGAGCCAGATGTTAATTGTTTGCCACCTAAATTATTTTCCATCATCGTAACAAAGATGATAGGGAAACATAATGATGAACAATGATCTATGATTTATAGGAGCTGGCTGCTAAAATGCACAACAAAATTTTGTCTTGAAATTGTTTTGGAGGGCATCTTTGGTCTCccaaaaaagatgaaaatgtaTAACGAAGCATTTGAAAGTTGTCTACTTCTTTTAttagactaaacaaaaatagaaataagtctATTAACGTACGCTTGCCGCCTTATCTAAGGCAGAAAGTTCTCCACTATAGCCGGTGGGTAATCAAAAGTTACAAAAGTAGAATTTAGATTAGTGCCTAGTCTTGCCAGTGCATAAGCACACTAGTTGGCTTCTCTATAAACATGATCAATCTAAGTCCAAGGAATGTCCATTAGAAGGTGCTGCAATAAGTAAGTATAGGTCCCAAATGAAGGTTAGGAGAAGAATTCTTCATAAGTTGAATAACATACAGAGCATccatttcaagtttcaacaattaaatgcaaaattccTAAATTAGAAGCAAGGTTAAGCCCATCCCTCAAGGCCCAAAGTTCTGCTAGGCAACTGTTAGTGTCGCCCAACCCTCTAGCAAAACCTGTAACCCAATTTCCATCACTATTACTGATCAGAACTCCACTTCCTGCCCTTCCTCCCAAGAGCCGACCCATCCGTGTTTAGAGTAAACCAACCCTCAGTTTTTTCCAGCAAACCTGTATCATAGTTTTCATTGGGTACGTTTGTTTTTCCAGCAAAGTTACCTACTTCGACAATGAGCCTTCTAGCCCAATTGccttatcatttaaaatttatgttttcaTTGCACATAGGGCTACCTGCAACGTAAGAACAATAATCTTGACAACATAAATTGAGTTGAGTTTTCACAAGGaaagaatttaaaaacaaaaaagtatatgtatttaagttttattactttctacaaagaaaatgtGTATACAAATATGTAATCTGAAAAGGAAAGTAAACAGAAAAATAGATATACAACAAATGTAAACTATTTTAAAACTAGTCAGCTGCATGCAAAACCGCATACGAAGCCTCCTATTAATATTAAACGATGTATTATGAAAGTATCAATGAACAAATTGGACAGCCATACTCATGACAACACATTGAATGCTTGGGCGCCACGGGCAACCTTGATGAAGACATCCTCCAGTGTGGTGTCAGCTAGACCCCATGCAAAAACTGTGAACCTGCTTTTTGCATTCTCAACTGCTTGGAATACATCAGCAATTCTGACATCATGTTTAGGCAACTCAAACTTCTGGGTTCCAGATATGTGGTATATCTTGTTAGCATTTGGGGAGAGATGCCGCACCAAATTATCCACGTCTTGCTCATGATCCGAGGATGTTGTCATTGTAAACACATAAGATCCTCCATATCGAGCTTTAAGCTATCAGACACCATTGGAGTAGCAAATGTTACTGAAAAGTCATCTATATTTACATTTACTGGGAAAGTGGGGAGGTGTTAAGATGGTTTTCAATGTGGAACCTCCTATAGATCTAGAAAGGTTCAAATATGGTTTTCAAGGGGGGAGGTGTTACAGAACTAAGGTGGAGAATACTTGAAATCAAAACACTATACAAATAGATATAACATTAAAGTGGCATTACCTCTTTAGGATTCCCAATGCACTGCAAGCTGCCATCTACAAAAATTCCTAATCGGTCACACAAAACCTCTGCCTCTTCCATGGAATGTGctgaaaatacaaaaacaagaattaaaaGTATATTAAAGAGGTTCAAGGTGCCATTGTGCTGTTATAGTGTTATCTAACAAGTGCAGAACTAAACCAGTGGGGTGGGACCATCTACAACCCGAAGGAAAAAGGACATTTTATCTATGACACtcatgtagagagagagagagagagagagtactggTGAGAATGATTGCCCGGTTTTGTTTTGCACGCTTCACAACATTCCATAAGTTGCTTCTTGAAGCTGGATCTAAGCCAGTACTGGGCTCATCCATATAAACAACCTTGCAAAATTTCCAAGAATTAGATCTCAAGTAGAACGATGGGAGATTTTCATATCCACAAAATGTCTCATGTGGCAAAGTAGATTGAACAGAGATAAAACTTACTTTGGGATCACCAATCAATGAAATAGCAACACTAAGCCTCCTTTTCATCCCTCCGCTATATTTTCCAGCTTTTTTGTCACCAACTCCCCCGTTAAAAAGATTGACACTCTTGAGAGATTCTTCCACTGCCTGCAACAACAAAATATAAGTAGAAAACCGAAGTCAAGAGTCCTCCTGCAGAAAAGGGCCAGAAAACTAGAGGGTTTCTCATTCTAAAGTTTTACAACATCAAATTCTACTGGAGTGGAGCCAACAAGAGCAATACATATCTATAGTCAATAGGTTGACCTGCAATTTATAATGCTTTTACATTTCATTCACAAGCTTCAACATCCATGGACGGTGTTAATGAAAACATTCCAAATTACAACTTTTAAACTAGTTTAAGTGATAATAAATcaaagataatatttatttctAGATTTTGGAAATTAAAAGACTACAAGGCCTTGCTAATTTTCTCCCACAAGTTTCAATTGCTCTCAAATGCTAATGAATCTTCAGGTgacaaaatcaaaccaaacataaGATTGACTTACTTGTGTTAAGGCAGAACCTTTGAGGTTCTTAAGCCTACCATAAAACAGTAGGTGTTCCCTTCCCGTAAGAGTTTCCCAGAGCAGGCTAAAattttcatagaaaaaaaaatattagaaatttttatatttatatgaaaaaagagagagagagagagagagagagagagagagagagagagagaagaattgCATTCTTGAAGGGGAGGAAACAAGCTTACTCATGTTGTGGGCATACACCCATACTGGTATATATTCCATCCATTTGAGTCCGTATGTTCATACCCTGGACATATGCTGTGCCAGAAGTTGGCTTCGTAAGACCAATCATCTGTTAATGGATACATGTAAACTCTTGAATAATGCTGAGAGAATAAGAGAAAATGTGTTTCTAATATGGCAAGAAAATAGGCCAAAATGAGAAATATTAACCCGATTTAATATAACTTCGTAGTGAAGACCAGAAAGATGTTGCGTACAAGTAAAACATAAATCAAGGGCAACAAATTAAAGGTCACCACTCCTCTATTAACAGAAGCAACCAAAAAACCTCTAAGAATTACACATTTCATCAATTGGATGAAATATTCCCCATATTATTTCAGGGACCGATATGGAGCCTTGATGATCTCACTTATGAAAACACATGAAGAAGCTTTTTCAGTACTGTATACTTTGAAGAGCAAAGGAGAATTTTATACTAACCATACTAATAAAAGAAGTCTTGCCAGCACCATTGGGGCCAAGCATACCGAAGCACTCCCCTTCAGTCACGGCAAGGGATAAGCCTTTTACAGCAAATTTTGCAGGGTTCCCATCCCTTCCTGGATACACTTTTTTGAGGTTGTCAACGATGATGGCACTACTTGAGTTTGATTCGAGTAGCAACTGCTCGACCTTCTCTGTCtagagggaaaaaaatgcaAATCATTAATTTTGTGTAATTAAGCCCATCAAGTTGAATAACATAAAACCCATAACAAAATAGGAGACATAAGAGATGAGTACACCccataaaaatgaattaatgtCACAAAAACGTCATGATTACATGCAAAAATATAATCCAACTCACAAGTCTCACTAATAAAGTTCCCATTCAATAAATGCCTAATATGGTAACCTTCCTTTCAATCACATTGATTCAATCAATaaagtttataaagaaaacttgaaaggtaaaaaaaatttccacataGGAAATCCTGGTATTACATTATGTATGACCCCTAGCTATGCACAAGACTAGCCAGCACTTCAGTCTACCCACTGGTGCTTCATAATCCCCATCAAATCTATATCAATAAATGAGAgtaagcatataaattagagaaaaaaaaaatctacctcTTGACTGACATCAGGTTTTTCCATCTGAACAAAAACTTTAGATCCTTGCCTCTGCAAACTAGGGTTTCGCAAAGATGGAGGcttcttttgaaatttttgtaagaaaaataGAGGACTCTTTCCACTTCCTGATGACACAACTTGATCTATGTAATATGCAACAAAAATCACCACCAACCATTCAACAACCATGATGATCAACACCTCCTTCATCCCATTCACGCTATTACTCAAATCTCCCCACCGCATCCCATGAGTCCCCAAAGAGTTTCCAGTGAAGGAAGCTTGTGAAAACTCATATAACCCACGATATAGAGAGAAGCCAGGATATAACTCCATCACAATGATCCATGCCCCTACAGCCAAAAAATAAGTTTCATAATGAGTAGActagattgaaaaataaatagagtAAAACAAGTGCATTCACAAGCTAACATCAAAGTATGACTTCTTAGGTACCAACAAgctgagagagagatatattaTGACCAATTTTGGTACATGGCATACATAAAGGAACCTACTATCATTATATCAACTCCAATCAAACCAGAATTATAACTTGGGCGGATGATCATATCCTCTGCTCTTTTAGATAAATCTGAAAGATGGAATTTTACTGCTACAATAAATGTGACATAGCAAAAATATCTCAAATTAGCCCTGTCACCAAACCTTGATGTAggaaaaaaccaaaacacaTTTCAACGTgtactgtaaataaaataaTCCTAGTAATCAGCACTTAGGGTTGGCTGCAAGTTAGCACCAAATCCTGGGAAAATTCCAACTgaaatttcattaatcaagcAAAACTTGTCTATATTGCAGTGCAATAGCCTGATTATATTGACTACCAGGACTAAACCATAATCCAAATTGGCTTGGGTAAATGCTGGCAAACTTGTAGCTCCATTTGGGCTGCTATGGCTAGAACAGTTCTGATGGTTTCCGTCacttattgaattacaaaaaataacttTGACTCTAGGAAATTAgataaaatactaataacctAATTAACAACCTAAAATAAACTCCAATGGACCCATTAAAAAATGCAATTGACttcttaaattaaataaaattgtctttGTGCTTCCCACATCAACCACACATGCCAAGCTTATCTCTATTTACttgcacttttttctttttaggtggGGGGAAGGGGgtgtgaagaaaaaatataatcgAAGAAGAAGTGACAAGAACTATCATGTGCCAATAGAATATGTCAAACACGAAAGCTACCCAACCTTGCCCTCATCTTAGAGTGGCATAGGTTTGAACCACCCAAACCAACACTCCACTAGTTGTCATTTTAGTGTGAACTTTTTTGGGAACAATTAACATATAAATTTGTTGGGTTTCAAGTGAAAAGGTCTATGAAGAAGGAACCCATTCAAACAATGACAATAGCAAGCTTTTTCTGCATAGAATAAAGTTTAGCTTCATTGAAATGCCATCCAATTGAAACATAAGTTTCCATCCAAGCATAGTTCTTGTTGAAACTAATTAAACCAAGGGATATCTGCAATTCTCATAAACAACATGACAGATACTCTATTTCAAAGTTCTACCACTTACTTGGGAATGATGTATCTTGAACAAAGAATTGGAAAAGAAAGCCTCCTAAAAGCCCAGATCCAAAGACGAATATGTACCCAACAACTATAATCATAAATATTCAATCATTACGTGTGAGTTAGCTAATTGTTcctttaaaaaacttcatccagtcttaaaaaaaaaaaaatcaaaatgctaacACTAAACCTGCAGAAGTCTTGACTTTTGAAAACATTGCAGCTGCAAGAAACGCCAGTGAAATTTGCAAGTTtacataaatgaaataaaatacaaattggaTGCTGTAGTCATTCATTCTGAAGAAATTTAACCCTGCACCAAAGTAAACTTCATTAGAGATTTTGGACAAAGGTCAAAATACGATACAGACACACAGTTAACTGCAGTTTTAGATAGATTACCTATGAGTGAGCCAAATATCACAAAACATAGCATGTAGATCAAAgatatggaaagaaaataagcaTAAGAAATCATCCAGTATGGTCCATCACCAAGCCCATGCATTTTCATCATTATTCTCAATCTCTGTTCTTTCTCATAAACCAGCGATGTTAAGATGACCTATATCAAAAAGCAGAGTGATTAGAAAACAGatatcttgaaagaatcaacAAAACTGTATAAAATTCATGTTATGCAACAATATGATATTAGATGTAATCGATGAACTTGGCTctcaaagaaataataataacattctAACTAGTAACCATTTTAAAAAGGGTGTTCCATCATTGCAGCCATTACTCGCATATGATCCTAGCTGTACAAGGAAGTACAATAACTAGACATAGGTCTACAATACAAAAGAAGTTCATATAGAAGTCCAAATGCGAaattaaaacatattttagacatCAGATTTTACATGAATCTTGTGCTCCTGACAAACTAATGAATTGACTGAACTAGAGTCATGTCAATTGAAGATAGGAATGGAAGAGATCTCCCATTTGTACAGCATTTTCTTTATTgtcacacaattttttttttttttcctgcaaataatgataaacttttctttcatttcactTCTGCTTAGTTATTTAATGCTAAAAATAGTAAGGCATCTTTGTCCTGCTACACTAGAAAGTCCAGATCATGATCCAATactcaacaaaaacaacatcaTGGAATTATCCGAGATGTTTGCCTTGATGCAGTAGATAAAGTGGGTAGGTTCGCAATAGAAGGACTAGCCCTTTACTTGCAAAATATGGAAGCCACTCCAATCCACTAGCAAAAAGCACATTCTTATCTCTTAAAATTTCTTAAGGGTTAAATCAGCTGATCAAAAGATACATAGCAATTCATGTATATTTACTCCATTAGCCAAAAAGATGAACAAATGTGTAATAAGTGCgatgatattttaaaattttgcaacaaCACAAACCCTTAAATATTTATGAACTATTCAAACAAATCTCAAGACAAATGAAGAACAATTGAAATACTTACAGGGAACAGCTGTAGAATGACCCAGGTAAAGAAGAGTGTACCAAGAAGAGAGGACAGATCCAGCCTGAGTTTTGTTCCAGGTTTGGGCATTTCTTTTACAGACTCAAATAGTATATTTGTACCAGGTCCTCGCAAAAACTGAAGGTATGCATTGGAAGCCTGTGGTGGCAAAGCCAAGATTTTTGTGAGTGGggcaataaataaattttcacaattaataaaaagaatacaagAGTAATAATAGTAGCATAATAACTGTTTGAATAACATTTTTGAAAGAATATAGATAGTACTCACTAATTGTCCTTATGAGTTTATTTGGAATACTAATGGAGTAATGTTCcaaaatgcatttatttttgtaggtGAATTTTTGCAAAGTTAATTCAAATCAATATGAAAGTTATGGTCTAATGCCTATTTTCATACAAGCAATCAATTTAATTATAACATTATCACAAAATGAATATTATAACAAATCAATTTCACTTTGTCATACCAAAAACAATAATGTTAATCTTTAAAAAGTTACGGAATGTAATTCCTGAATCATGAAACCACAGTTATCGCATAGAGAAACCAAGCAAGTGATTCCATTGAAGTACAAATCTTAGCCAAATGGACTAATCATATGGCTTGgttaattgagaaaaaaagtgagaagacttttaaatttataacaataggatattttatttaaagtaAATATGTATACACATCTTGACATGATACCTTATTTTAGCGGATGCAATTATATAAATACCCAAATGCTTTCTAAAATTTTGAGCAAACCTAAGTTATTAAGCAAGGGCAATTGCCCCCACTCAAATATTTGTGGCTTTACCCTTGTATGCCTGTAAATGTATGGTTATAAATTTCAATGTTTATCATGGTCATTCAATACAAATTCATAGCAAGGTAATGTAGttgaatcaaaaggaaaaaaaaattattggtaaattacacacacacagTGGGTCTTGAatccacaacctcaccctccatccaTCATTACAGACGAAGGAAATG of the Quercus robur chromosome 10, dhQueRobu3.1, whole genome shotgun sequence genome contains:
- the LOC126701371 gene encoding ABC transporter A family member 7-like, whose protein sequence is MADPSAGSSSFWTQANALLRKNLTYQKRNIKENIRLISFPFFLCLLLVLLQALINQQLDKPSNNCGCQCIDTAGDGQCNKVCGLEYSDIDQAATCPIPNPPGFPPLLQIPSPEYRAVRTDFVPFTDLPDESCRSSGSCPATFLFTGNNQSLGQILAGSMIPSSLNWNASNAAESLAINVDGSDTYTQTSNFLDSAFFSGDPILNVRSQCSSNSTISFSFLVNSVPVLGEVNCVQGLHLWRNSSSVVNDELYKGYRKGNSEEKINEITAAYDFLNSNENSFNVSIWYNSTYKNDSGQASIALVRVPRSVNLASNAYLQFLRGPGTNILFESVKEMPKPGTKLRLDLSSLLGTLFFTWVILQLFPVILTSLVYEKEQRLRIMMKMHGLGDGPYWMISYAYFLSISLIYMLCFVIFGSLIGLNFFRMNDYSIQFVFYFIYVNLQISLAFLAAAMFSKVKTSAVVGYIFVFGSGLLGGFLFQFFVQDTSFPRAWIIVMELYPGFSLYRGLYEFSQASFTGNSLGTHGMRWGDLSNSVNGMKEVLIIMVVEWLVVIFVAYYIDQVVSSGSGKSPLFFLQKFQKKPPSLRNPSLQRQGSKVFVQMEKPDVSQETEKVEQLLLESNSSSAIIVDNLKKVYPGRDGNPAKFAVKGLSLAVTEGECFGMLGPNGAGKTSFISMMIGLTKPTSGTAYVQGMNIRTQMDGIYTSMGVCPQHDLLWETLTGREHLLFYGRLKNLKGSALTQAVEESLKSVNLFNGGVGDKKAGKYSGGMKRRLSVAISLIGDPKVVYMDEPSTGLDPASRSNLWNVVKRAKQNRAIILTTHSMEEAEVLCDRLGIFVDGSLQCIGNPKELKARYGGSYVFTMTTSSDHEQDVDNLVRHLSPNANKIYHISGTQKFELPKHDVRIADVFQAVENAKSRFTVFAWGLADTTLEDVFIKVARGAQAFNVLS